The following proteins are co-located in the Rippkaea orientalis PCC 8801 genome:
- a CDS encoding DUF4351 domain-containing protein, with translation MYDSTCKFIATEYSRELAIWLLGKPLELTEVKPSELSLEPIRADSLIFLESEDLVLHIEFQTDPKEDIPYRMLDYAVRLYRRYEHKEIYQVVIYLRNSQSLLVRENRYQRGKTHHEFEIIRLWEKPSKPLLQVTGLFPFAILSQAEDKESLLRQISQQIEQISDSREQSNIAASTAILAGLVLNKDIIQRLLRTDIMKESVIYQEIKAEGRQEGRQEEAFNLLVRQLNRRLGAISPQLSLKLQSLALEQLENLGEALLDFESVQDLEQWFEDLSLN, from the coding sequence ATGTATGATTCTACCTGTAAGTTTATTGCTACTGAATACTCTAGAGAATTAGCAATTTGGTTGTTAGGTAAACCTTTGGAATTAACTGAAGTTAAGCCATCGGAGTTATCCTTAGAACCCATTAGAGCCGATAGTTTAATCTTTTTAGAGTCAGAAGATTTGGTACTCCATATTGAGTTTCAAACTGACCCTAAAGAGGATATTCCCTATCGAATGTTAGATTATGCTGTCAGACTCTATCGACGCTATGAACACAAAGAGATTTATCAAGTGGTCATTTATCTCAGAAATAGTCAGTCATTATTAGTACGAGAAAATCGTTATCAACGAGGGAAAACTCATCATGAATTTGAGATAATTCGACTTTGGGAAAAGCCATCTAAACCCTTATTACAAGTGACGGGACTGTTTCCTTTTGCTATACTAAGTCAAGCGGAGGATAAAGAAAGTCTACTGCGGCAAATTAGTCAGCAAATTGAGCAAATAAGCGATAGTCGAGAACAAAGTAATATTGCAGCATCAACAGCGATTCTAGCTGGATTGGTGTTAAATAAAGATATCATCCAAAGATTATTGAGGACAGACATCATGAAAGAATCTGTTATTTATCAAGAAATCAAAGCTGAGGGACGACAAGAAGGACGACAAGAGGAGGCATTTAATTTGCTTGTCCGTCAATTAAATCGTCGTCTAGGTGCTATTTCACCTCAATTATCCCTAAAGCTTCAAAGTCTTGCTTTAGAACAATTGGAAAACCTAGGGGAAGCTTTATTAGATTTTGAGTCAGTACAAGATTTAGAACAATGGTTTGAAGATTTATCTTTGAACTAA
- the gcvP gene encoding aminomethyl-transferring glycine dehydrogenase, which yields MPNLDITKNLEITPTQSSETIETILAPTDSFINRHIGPNSNEIDQMLKVLGFSTLDQLIDATVPESICLSQPLKLPEPQSEYGALAQLKSIASKNQIYRSFIGMGYYDCITPPVIQRNILENPGWYTAYTPYQAEIAQGRLEALLNFQTMIIELTGLEIANASLLDEGTAAAEAMTMSYGLCKNKDAHAFFVSSHCHPQTIEVIKTRANPLDIEIIIGDHRFFEFDTPIFGALLQYPATDGVIHDYRSFIDTVHQVGGLVTVAADPLSLALLTPPGEIGADIAVGSTQRFGVPLGYGGPHAAYFATREAYKRQIPGRIVGVSKDAQGKPALRLALQTREQHIRREKATSNICTAQVLLAVIASMYGVYHGPDGIKNIAQRIHQLTVILAEGLKRLNYSIDPEPFFDTIRVGVGDASAKAVIKAAQSRKINLRWLDEGGVGISLDETTTPQDIIDLWQIFAAKDELPFTIAEIAQAVKFDLPRFCQRTTEYLTDPVFNRYHSESELLRYLHQLEAKDLALNTSMIPLGSCTMKLNASAEMFPVTWPEFGKIHPFAPLDQAEGYQILFQQLEDWLGEITGFDGISLQPNAGSQGEYAGLQVILHYHHSRGEGHRNICLIPESAHGTNPASAVMCGMKVVAVKCDKDGNIDIPDLQQKAQKHADNLGALMVTYPSTHGVFETGIVEICEIIHRYGGQVYMDGANMNAQVGLCRPADFGADVCHLNLHKTFCIPHGGGGPGMGPIGVKSHLVPFLPSVAVEKYTNPNYDKTDESIGAISAAPWGSASILVISWMYIAMMGTEGLTQATKVAILNANYMAERLQGYYPILFKGASGCVAHECIIDLRPLKKRAGVEVDDIAKRLMDFGFHAPTVSWPVIGTMMIEPTESEDKAELDRFCEAMIAIYKEAEAIENESIDPENNPLKNAPHTAQTVICGEWNRPYSREQAAYPAPWTKEHKFWPVVGRIDNAYGDRNLVCSCEGMEAYQA from the coding sequence ATGCCTAACTTGGATATCACGAAAAACCTTGAAATAACGCCCACTCAATCGTCAGAAACCATCGAAACCATCCTCGCACCCACAGATTCCTTTATCAATCGCCACATAGGACCCAATAGCAACGAAATAGACCAAATGCTCAAGGTGTTAGGCTTTTCCACCCTTGATCAACTCATTGATGCCACTGTCCCCGAAAGTATCTGCCTTAGTCAACCCCTAAAACTCCCCGAACCCCAAAGCGAATACGGTGCATTAGCCCAATTAAAGTCAATTGCCTCTAAAAATCAGATTTATCGCTCCTTTATCGGGATGGGTTACTATGATTGCATTACCCCCCCTGTTATTCAACGTAATATATTAGAAAATCCAGGCTGGTACACCGCTTATACCCCCTATCAAGCCGAAATTGCCCAAGGAAGACTCGAAGCCTTGCTTAACTTCCAAACCATGATTATAGAGCTCACGGGGCTCGAAATTGCTAACGCTTCCCTCCTCGATGAAGGAACCGCAGCAGCCGAAGCCATGACCATGAGTTATGGACTGTGCAAGAATAAAGATGCCCATGCCTTCTTTGTGTCCAGTCATTGCCATCCCCAAACCATCGAAGTTATTAAAACCAGGGCAAACCCCCTAGATATAGAAATTATTATCGGAGATCATCGCTTTTTTGAATTTGATACCCCTATTTTTGGCGCATTACTCCAATATCCTGCTACCGATGGCGTTATTCACGACTACCGCAGCTTTATTGATACCGTTCATCAAGTCGGAGGGTTAGTCACCGTCGCAGCCGACCCCTTAAGTTTAGCCCTATTAACCCCTCCTGGTGAAATTGGCGCAGATATCGCCGTAGGAAGTACCCAACGCTTCGGTGTACCCCTAGGCTATGGAGGACCCCATGCAGCCTATTTTGCCACGCGAGAAGCCTATAAACGGCAAATTCCAGGGCGTATTGTTGGCGTATCTAAGGATGCTCAAGGTAAACCCGCGTTACGCTTAGCCTTACAAACCAGGGAACAGCATATCCGTCGCGAAAAAGCCACCAGTAACATTTGTACGGCGCAAGTCTTACTCGCCGTTATTGCTTCGATGTACGGAGTCTATCATGGACCCGATGGCATCAAAAATATTGCCCAACGTATCCATCAATTAACCGTTATTCTCGCTGAAGGATTAAAACGCCTGAACTATAGCATTGACCCCGAACCCTTCTTTGATACTATTCGAGTCGGGGTTGGAGATGCTAGTGCCAAAGCCGTCATTAAAGCAGCCCAAAGCCGTAAAATTAACCTACGCTGGCTAGATGAAGGAGGAGTCGGTATTAGTTTAGATGAAACCACTACTCCCCAAGATATTATCGATTTATGGCAGATTTTCGCCGCTAAGGATGAACTGCCCTTTACCATCGCTGAAATCGCCCAAGCAGTGAAATTTGACTTACCTCGCTTCTGTCAGCGTACTACAGAATACTTAACTGATCCCGTTTTCAACCGTTACCATTCTGAAAGCGAGTTACTCCGATACTTGCATCAACTAGAGGCAAAAGATTTAGCCTTGAATACTTCCATGATTCCCTTGGGATCGTGTACTATGAAGTTGAATGCCTCGGCTGAAATGTTCCCCGTTACCTGGCCAGAATTTGGCAAAATTCATCCCTTTGCGCCTTTAGACCAAGCAGAAGGCTATCAAATTCTCTTCCAGCAGTTAGAAGACTGGTTAGGCGAAATTACAGGGTTTGACGGCATTTCTCTCCAACCGAACGCGGGTTCCCAAGGGGAATATGCAGGGTTGCAAGTCATCCTTCACTATCACCACAGTCGCGGGGAAGGACACCGCAATATATGTTTAATTCCTGAGTCAGCGCATGGAACCAACCCCGCAAGTGCCGTCATGTGTGGTATGAAGGTCGTTGCGGTAAAATGCGATAAGGATGGCAATATCGACATCCCAGACTTGCAACAGAAAGCCCAAAAACACGCCGATAACCTAGGCGCATTGATGGTAACGTATCCCTCTACCCACGGGGTATTTGAGACGGGAATTGTCGAAATTTGCGAGATTATCCACCGTTACGGCGGTCAAGTCTATATGGATGGGGCAAATATGAACGCCCAAGTCGGATTATGTCGTCCGGCGGACTTTGGAGCGGATGTCTGTCACCTCAACCTCCACAAAACCTTCTGTATCCCTCACGGTGGCGGTGGTCCAGGGATGGGACCCATTGGGGTCAAATCCCATTTAGTGCCGTTCTTACCCAGTGTGGCGGTGGAAAAATACACTAACCCTAACTATGATAAGACAGATGAGTCCATTGGGGCAATTTCGGCGGCTCCTTGGGGAAGTGCCAGTATTTTAGTCATTTCTTGGATGTACATCGCCATGATGGGCACAGAAGGATTAACTCAGGCAACTAAGGTAGCTATTCTGAACGCTAACTATATGGCAGAACGTCTTCAAGGGTACTATCCGATTCTGTTTAAAGGGGCTTCGGGTTGTGTTGCCCATGAATGTATCATTGATTTACGTCCCCTGAAAAAACGCGCCGGGGTGGAAGTGGATGATATTGCTAAGCGGTTGATGGACTTCGGTTTCCACGCGCCTACGGTATCCTGGCCGGTGATTGGGACGATGATGATAGAACCGACGGAAAGCGAGGATAAGGCGGAATTAGACCGTTTTTGTGAGGCGATGATTGCTATTTACAAAGAGGCAGAAGCGATCGAAAATGAGTCTATTGACCCCGAAAATAATCCTCTGAAAAATGCACCCCATACCGCGCAAACGGTGATTTGTGGTGAGTGGAACCGTCCCTATTCCCGTGAACAAGCAGCCTATCCTGCACCCTGGACTAAGGAACATAAATTCTGGCCGGTTGTTGGACGTATTGATAATGCCTATGGGGACAGAAATTTGGTCTGTTCTTGTGAAGGCATGGAGGCTTATCAAGCCTAA
- a CDS encoding acyl carrier protein: MTTNDPLYTSNILKQAIISYLDQNVPKTEQGLTILVSQCDDLVWNIATYIYNKTGHQVEFSLIRDIINNRIELLKQYIADRNAEEARRLAEEIERNQIEAIRLVEKNRRLAEEAKIKQEQEAIRLAEEARIKQEQEAIRLAKQPRINELSRQLKESGRDEKLSELFSQLQKIISEQLRVELDKITLDSNLDGDEFDRMELLMSLEEHFNIEIPDDQSDNIIWLKSTKPIQWFSSEERTYYIDYTVGQLLDAMQEILEQDHPDKLKIAT, translated from the coding sequence ATGACTACTAATGATCCTCTATATACATCAAACATCTTGAAACAAGCAATTATATCATACTTAGATCAAAATGTACCCAAGACAGAACAAGGGTTAACTATACTTGTCTCTCAATGTGATGATCTTGTCTGGAATATCGCTACTTATATTTATAATAAGACTGGTCATCAAGTAGAATTTTCTCTGATTCGTGATATTATTAATAATCGAATTGAACTTTTAAAACAATACATCGCTGATAGAAATGCTGAGGAAGCAAGAAGATTAGCTGAAGAGATAGAAAGAAACCAAATAGAAGCTATAAGATTAGTCGAAAAAAATCGAAGATTAGCTGAAGAAGCTAAAATAAAACAAGAACAAGAGGCTATAAGATTAGCTGAGGAAGCTAGAATAAAACAAGAACAAGAGGCTATAAGATTGGCAAAACAACCTCGAATAAATGAATTATCAAGACAACTCAAAGAATCAGGAAGAGATGAAAAGTTATCAGAACTTTTTTCACAACTCCAAAAAATAATTAGCGAACAGTTACGAGTTGAGTTAGATAAAATTACTTTAGATAGTAATTTGGACGGTGATGAATTCGACAGAATGGAACTTTTGATGTCACTTGAAGAACATTTTAATATTGAAATTCCAGATGATCAAAGTGATAATATTATCTGGTTAAAATCTACTAAGCCTATTCAATGGTTTAGCAGCGAAGAAAGAACATATTATATAGATTATACGGTTGGCCAACTATTAGATGCAATGCAAGAAATTTTAGAACAAGACCATCCAGATAAACTCAAAATAGCTACTTAA
- a CDS encoding acyl carrier protein encodes MTTNDTLYTSNILKQAIISYLDQNVPKTEEGLTILVSQCDDLVWNIATYIYNKSGHQVEFSLIRDTINNRIRTLRKQFDDIKVKAIKIKEEESNRLAQEAKIKKEYLNELSKQLKESGRNKNLCYLFSKIKEIISEQLSVELHKITLNSHIEDDLRADSLDNLEIIMMVEEYFDIEISFNNTDLIYKKGELWCGNLEYIMDCTVGKLLDEVYKIIEQQNPDKLKIAT; translated from the coding sequence ATGACTACTAATGATACTCTATATACATCAAACATCTTGAAACAAGCGATTATATCATACTTAGATCAAAATGTACCCAAGACAGAAGAAGGGTTAACTATACTTGTCTCTCAATGTGATGATCTTGTCTGGAATATAGCTACTTATATTTATAATAAGAGTGGTCATCAAGTTGAATTTTCTCTTATTCGTGATACTATTAATAATCGAATTAGAACATTGAGAAAGCAATTTGATGATATTAAAGTCAAAGCAATAAAAATAAAAGAAGAAGAATCTAACAGATTAGCTCAAGAAGCTAAAATAAAAAAAGAATACTTAAATGAATTATCAAAACAACTTAAAGAATCAGGAAGAAATAAAAATCTATGCTATCTTTTTTCAAAAATTAAAGAAATAATTAGCGAACAGTTAAGTGTTGAGTTACATAAAATTACCTTGAATAGTCATATTGAAGATGATTTACGAGCCGATAGTTTAGATAACCTGGAAATCATAATGATGGTGGAAGAATATTTTGACATTGAAATCTCATTTAATAATACTGATTTAATATATAAAAAAGGTGAGTTATGGTGTGGTAATTTAGAATACATTATGGATTGTACGGTCGGTAAACTATTAGATGAAGTCTATAAAATTATAGAACAACAAAATCCAGATAAACTCAAAATAGCCACTTAA
- a CDS encoding HigA family addiction module antitoxin, with the protein METTLLNNPHAGEILKYEFLEELAIDETTLANSIGVSVITLQEIIIGKTVITAEIDLRLCRYFRLSEGYFLRLQNAYELMEAKRKLGETLDLIIPR; encoded by the coding sequence ATGGAAACGACTTTACTCAATAATCCTCATGCTGGAGAAATATTAAAGTATGAATTTTTAGAAGAATTAGCGATTGATGAAACAACCTTAGCTAATAGCATTGGAGTTTCAGTTATTACCCTTCAAGAAATTATTATAGGAAAAACCGTTATAACTGCTGAGATTGATTTACGGTTATGTCGATATTTTAGATTATCAGAAGGATACTTTTTAAGACTTCAGAATGCTTATGAATTGATGGAAGCTAAAAGAAAATTAGGAGAAACATTAGATTTAATTATTCCTCGCTAA
- a CDS encoding ABC-ATPase domain-containing protein: protein MLNHKDLYDNLLQLDGRGYKAYKDIKGSYQFRDFTLIIDHVQGDPFASPSKVIVKVPQAIAQFPPSLYQSPSREIALRDYLTRQFAEVAQNLSSYRGTGKSGLITIVSVKQEILPRTSIFVNEGQIEARFWVGLPARGRTILGRQAAKMLCEDVPELVDRALKYGAIDGKTLQNQVEIAEDADWLRQKLAEKGLVAFVANGSILPRRSGVDPRPLAEEAIAFESPKSLEVEFNCPNSGLIRGMGIPQGITLIVGGGYHGKSTLLRAIELGVYNHIQGDGREFVMTDPGAVKIRAEDGRSIAGVDISPFINQLPQGRSTQDFSTTNASGSTSQAANIIEALEAGATMLLVDEDTAATNFMIRDRRMQQLIAKDKEPITPFIDKIRQLYTDYGVSTILVMGGSGDYFDVADTVIAMENFQPFDVTNQAKMIAQQHLNDRLQEGGETFGQITPRIPLAESIDPSRGNRLVKVKVRDVDEVAFGTEDIDLAAVEQIVEPGQLRAIAAAIVYAKTHYLDCNRTLPDILDQIMADIAEKGLDILTEFPQGDLVLFRRFELAAALNRLRSLKVMV, encoded by the coding sequence ATGCTCAATCATAAGGACTTATATGATAATCTCTTACAATTAGATGGACGAGGCTATAAAGCCTATAAAGATATCAAGGGAAGTTATCAATTCCGTGATTTCACCCTAATTATTGATCATGTTCAGGGTGATCCTTTCGCCTCACCGAGTAAAGTCATCGTCAAAGTCCCTCAAGCGATCGCCCAATTTCCTCCCAGTCTTTACCAATCTCCCAGTCGAGAAATTGCCCTCAGAGACTATTTAACCCGTCAATTTGCTGAAGTTGCTCAAAATTTAAGTAGCTATCGAGGAACGGGGAAAAGTGGCTTAATTACCATTGTTTCGGTTAAACAGGAAATCTTGCCCCGTACATCCATTTTTGTCAATGAAGGACAAATAGAAGCCCGTTTTTGGGTAGGACTTCCGGCCCGAGGACGGACAATTTTAGGTCGCCAAGCAGCAAAAATGTTATGCGAAGATGTGCCAGAACTGGTGGATCGTGCCTTGAAATATGGGGCGATTGACGGTAAAACGCTACAAAACCAGGTAGAAATTGCCGAAGATGCCGACTGGCTACGGCAAAAGTTAGCGGAGAAAGGATTAGTCGCTTTTGTGGCTAATGGCTCTATTTTACCGCGACGCAGTGGCGTTGATCCCCGTCCCTTAGCAGAAGAAGCGATCGCCTTTGAGTCACCCAAATCCCTAGAAGTTGAGTTTAATTGTCCTAATTCTGGGCTAATTCGGGGGATGGGCATTCCCCAAGGGATTACCTTAATTGTTGGTGGAGGATATCATGGGAAATCTACCCTGTTACGCGCTATTGAATTGGGGGTTTATAACCATATTCAAGGCGATGGACGGGAATTTGTGATGACTGATCCAGGGGCGGTTAAAATTAGGGCTGAGGATGGGCGTAGTATTGCTGGAGTCGATATTTCTCCGTTTATTAATCAATTACCTCAAGGACGTTCAACACAAGATTTTTCTACAACCAATGCTAGTGGTAGTACTTCCCAAGCTGCCAATATTATCGAAGCCTTAGAAGCCGGGGCAACGATGTTATTAGTGGATGAAGATACGGCAGCGACTAATTTTATGATACGCGATCGCCGAATGCAGCAATTAATCGCTAAAGATAAGGAACCGATTACTCCATTTATTGATAAAATTCGTCAACTGTATACGGACTATGGTGTGTCCACTATTTTAGTGATGGGGGGTAGTGGAGATTATTTTGATGTGGCGGATACGGTTATTGCTATGGAGAATTTTCAGCCTTTTGATGTCACAAATCAAGCCAAAATGATCGCCCAACAACACTTAAATGATCGCCTCCAAGAAGGGGGAGAAACCTTTGGTCAAATTACCCCTAGGATTCCTTTAGCAGAAAGTATTGATCCCAGTCGTGGTAATCGATTAGTGAAAGTGAAAGTTCGGGACGTAGATGAGGTAGCCTTTGGCACAGAAGATATTGACTTAGCGGCTGTAGAACAGATTGTTGAACCAGGACAATTAAGGGCGATCGCGGCAGCTATTGTTTATGCCAAAACTCATTATCTTGATTGTAATCGAACTTTACCCGATATATTAGATCAGATTATGGCTGATATTGCGGAGAAAGGATTAGATATTTTAACTGAATTTCCTCAAGGGGATTTAGTGTTATTTCGTCGGTTTGAGTTAGCGGCTGCTTTGAATCGATTGCGATCGCTTAAAGTAATGGTTTAA
- a CDS encoding glycosyltransferase family 39 protein, with amino-acid sequence MKKYFINGINSIYKTHIFLIIIALILGLFFRVVNIDKKVYWNDEADTLLRLSVHEYTEIFQQFFNDKIITVKEIQQTYQNVNSERTLIDMFDSLSKDAHPPLYFILSRWWFQIFSPWMTPITTIRSFSVFISLLVFPAVYWLCLELFNSAFVSAIALAIVAVSPIHVLYAQEARMYSLWTLLIVLSSAALLRAMRLNNKSNWIIYSLTLTVNFYTYLFSALVTLGQGIYVIILEKFRLSKRLLSYLAACLLGCLLYVPWLLVLFANYNNFKTITSWVEGGQSGLFFLLTTIFNNISNSFIDFWFVYSYFPNLNLPNIRFGLFIKPLLFLMIAYSIYFLCRHTEKRTWLFILTLIGTTPLLLLLKDITGNSGVTTQARYLIPCYLGLQLSLAYLLSYIPINPWQNRLWRVMTIFLLSGGILSISLSSQANTWANKYHNNSHEVAHVINQSSNSLVISDTHPAIVLSLAHYLKPTVSLELLKSSQSPQIPSNKQTIFLFNPSQQLRENIKKLNTFQVRRVKGIRNLWILQ; translated from the coding sequence ATGAAAAAATATTTTATAAACGGGATAAATTCTATCTACAAGACCCATATATTCTTGATTATTATTGCTTTAATTTTAGGATTATTTTTTCGAGTAGTTAATATTGACAAAAAAGTTTATTGGAATGACGAAGCAGATACTTTATTACGCTTATCAGTCCACGAATATACTGAAATTTTTCAACAATTTTTTAATGATAAAATCATTACGGTAAAAGAGATACAACAAACCTATCAAAATGTTAATTCTGAAAGAACATTGATCGATATGTTTGACAGCTTATCTAAAGATGCTCATCCCCCACTATATTTTATCCTCAGCCGATGGTGGTTTCAGATTTTTAGCCCCTGGATGACACCTATAACAACCATACGAAGTTTTTCTGTATTTATCAGTTTGCTAGTCTTTCCTGCTGTTTATTGGCTTTGCTTAGAGTTGTTTAATTCTGCTTTCGTATCGGCAATAGCTTTAGCAATTGTTGCCGTTTCACCGATTCATGTTTTATATGCTCAAGAGGCGCGAATGTATAGTTTATGGACACTATTAATAGTATTATCGAGTGCAGCCCTTTTAAGAGCTATGCGCCTTAATAATAAATCAAATTGGATCATCTATTCATTGACTTTAACTGTGAATTTTTATACTTATTTATTTTCAGCCTTAGTTACTCTTGGGCAAGGAATCTATGTCATTATTTTGGAGAAATTTCGCTTAAGCAAAAGATTATTATCTTACTTGGCAGCTTGTTTATTAGGTTGTTTATTATATGTTCCTTGGTTGCTGGTACTTTTTGCTAATTACAATAATTTTAAGACTATAACATCTTGGGTTGAAGGCGGACAATCTGGACTTTTCTTCTTATTAACGACTATATTTAATAATATTAGTAATAGTTTCATAGATTTCTGGTTTGTTTATAGTTACTTTCCGAATCTAAATTTACCCAATATTCGCTTTGGTCTATTTATTAAACCCTTACTTTTTCTGATGATAGCTTACTCAATTTACTTCCTTTGTCGTCATACAGAAAAACGCACTTGGCTATTTATTTTAACACTAATAGGGACAACTCCACTGTTGCTACTTTTAAAAGATATTACGGGTAATTCAGGAGTTACAACCCAAGCAAGATACTTAATTCCATGTTATCTAGGACTTCAATTATCCTTAGCTTATCTTCTGAGTTATATTCCTATTAATCCTTGGCAAAACCGATTATGGCGTGTCATGACTATTTTTCTCTTATCAGGAGGAATCCTATCGATTTCCCTTAGTTCTCAAGCAAATACTTGGGCTAATAAATATCATAACAATAGCCATGAAGTTGCCCATGTAATTAATCAATCTTCTAATTCTCTGGTGATTAGTGATACTCATCCAGCAATCGTTTTATCCCTAGCTCACTATCTTAAACCAACCGTGTCCTTGGAATTACTAAAAAGTTCCCAATCTCCTCAAATACCGAGTAACAAACAAACCATTTTTTTATTTAATCCTTCTCAACAACTCAGAGAAAATATTAAAAAACTGAATACCTTTCAGGTTCGTCGCGTTAAAGGAATAAGAAACTTATGGATACTCCAATAG
- a CDS encoding pirin family protein, translating into MITLRPAQERGIANFGWLDSRHTFSFGHYYDPNYMGFSSLRVINEDKVIPSKGFPPHGHREMEIITYIINGALEHKDSVGNTSIIRPGDVQRMSAGTGIQHSEYNASKSEPVHLLQIWILPDTQGLNPSYEEKHFSTAEKQGKLKLIGSRNGRETSVTIHQDVDLYASILRDGETVEHSLVNNRKAWIQVVKGSLQLENYQLYAGDGVAISSEKSIALTALSDESELLLFDLGSEK; encoded by the coding sequence ATGATTACATTACGTCCTGCTCAAGAAAGAGGTATTGCTAACTTTGGTTGGCTCGACAGTAGACACACTTTCTCTTTTGGTCATTACTACGATCCCAATTATATGGGATTTTCGAGTCTACGGGTGATTAATGAAGATAAAGTCATCCCAAGCAAGGGATTTCCTCCCCACGGCCATCGAGAAATGGAAATCATTACCTATATTATCAATGGAGCATTAGAACATAAAGATAGTGTCGGCAATACATCAATTATTCGGCCTGGAGATGTACAACGAATGTCGGCTGGAACGGGTATCCAACATAGTGAATATAATGCCTCTAAAAGTGAACCTGTTCACTTACTGCAAATTTGGATTTTACCTGATACACAGGGGTTAAATCCTAGCTACGAAGAAAAACATTTCTCAACAGCAGAAAAACAGGGAAAACTAAAATTAATTGGCTCAAGAAATGGGCGAGAGACTTCTGTTACCATTCATCAAGACGTTGATTTATACGCCAGTATTTTGAGGGATGGAGAAACGGTTGAACATTCATTAGTTAATAATAGGAAAGCCTGGATACAAGTGGTTAAAGGTTCACTTCAATTAGAAAATTATCAACTCTACGCCGGGGATGGAGTGGCAATTTCTAGCGAAAAAAGTATCGCGTTAACTGCACTATCTGATGAATCAGAACTCTTGTTATTTGATTTGGGATCAGAAAAATAA
- a CDS encoding glycosyltransferase, whose protein sequence is MNHLGIVIIGRNEGERLINCLQSLIKEVTPLNHVPIVYVDSGSTDNSIQAAKDLRVNVIELDTSRPFTAARGRNTGFWWLIQQHPDLDYVQFIDGDCILVSGWLSLALKTLEENQQLAIACGRRREKFPDATPYNRLADMEWNTAVGEAMACGGDALMRVKAIKSVNGFNDSLICGEEPEMCFRLRRQGWKILRLDADMTVHDAAMTQFSQWWTRMVRSGWAVAQGVAMYGASPERYMVRQYYSNWFWGLILPLMALGFPWLTSGLSLLLFLGYPVLGWRIYQNRRRKGDLFSHSRLYAITCVFAKFPHIIGQIKYSITRWQGQQATLIEYKNPLSSNDG, encoded by the coding sequence ATGAATCATCTTGGTATCGTCATTATTGGCAGAAATGAAGGAGAACGCCTGATTAATTGTCTTCAATCTTTGATAAAAGAGGTAACTCCCCTAAATCATGTCCCAATTGTTTATGTAGACTCAGGGTCTACAGACAACAGTATACAAGCGGCTAAAGACTTAAGGGTGAATGTAATTGAATTAGATACTTCCCGTCCTTTTACGGCTGCTAGGGGACGAAATACGGGGTTTTGGTGGCTTATTCAACAACATCCCGACCTAGACTATGTTCAATTTATTGATGGTGACTGTATTCTGGTATCAGGATGGCTTAGTTTAGCACTTAAAACCTTAGAAGAAAATCAACAGTTAGCCATCGCTTGTGGAAGAAGACGGGAAAAATTCCCTGATGCTACCCCCTACAACCGTTTAGCTGACATGGAATGGAATACTGCCGTTGGGGAAGCAATGGCTTGCGGTGGGGATGCCTTAATGCGCGTTAAAGCGATTAAATCCGTTAACGGGTTTAATGATAGCCTAATTTGTGGCGAAGAACCCGAAATGTGTTTCCGTTTGCGCCGTCAAGGTTGGAAAATCCTGCGCTTAGACGCGGATATGACTGTTCATGACGCAGCCATGACTCAGTTTAGTCAATGGTGGACTCGTATGGTTCGTTCAGGTTGGGCGGTTGCACAGGGAGTGGCGATGTATGGTGCATCACCAGAACGGTACATGGTTCGTCAATACTATAGTAATTGGTTTTGGGGACTGATTCTCCCTCTAATGGCCTTGGGGTTCCCTTGGCTGACTTCAGGATTAAGCCTACTATTATTCCTAGGATACCCCGTCCTAGGATGGCGCATCTATCAAAATCGCCGTCGCAAAGGAGATTTATTCTCTCATAGTCGATTGTATGCGATCACTTGTGTCTTCGCTAAATTTCCCCACATTATTGGTCAGATTAAGTACTCGATTACACGCTGGCAAGGTCAACAAGCTACCTTAATTGAGTATAAAAATCCTCTGAGTAGTAACGATGGATAA